One window of the Natronomonas marina genome contains the following:
- a CDS encoding MATE family efflux transporter, which translates to MSRSWLRRLVAALRERVGSVFKSRDEFDLTEGDVARPLFYLSLPIVITNLLQTAYNLVDTIWLGRYSTEALAAISFAFPVVFFIISLGLGIAIAGSILVAQNVGAGNEGQAEFAASQTVTFAIIASVVLGAFGYLAVGDILALLGASGDVLTGATAYLEIISLGMVFMFAFFMFMSLMRGYGDTITPMLVMLVTVVVNLILDPFLIFGWGPFPELGVVGAAYATVFSRALATVIGMSIMFRGTRGVKIHLDQMRPDLGFLRKLVRIGVPASVEGTGNAIAVNLMLVIVGMFPTVVVAAYGVGVRMFSVIFLPAIAVGRGVETMAGQNIGAGEEDRAARTTNFAAKAMFAVLAGVGVAVWVFAADIVAIFSDDAEVVEVGRLFLRYVAPTFGFTGIFHAYKGGFRGAGRTLTAAIVSIAVLGAIRVPFAWFASGPLGYEGIWLAFAVSNVAGAAIGYLWYSRGRWRDADLTEGPGVGGPGAVAADADGDAPVDD; encoded by the coding sequence GTGAGCCGGTCGTGGCTCCGGCGGCTGGTGGCCGCACTGCGCGAACGGGTCGGCTCGGTGTTCAAGAGCCGCGACGAGTTCGACCTCACCGAGGGCGACGTCGCGCGACCGCTGTTCTACCTCTCGTTGCCCATCGTCATCACGAACCTGCTGCAGACGGCCTACAACCTGGTCGACACCATCTGGCTGGGCCGGTACAGCACGGAGGCGCTGGCGGCCATCAGCTTCGCGTTCCCGGTGGTGTTCTTCATCATCTCGCTGGGGCTCGGCATCGCCATCGCCGGCAGCATCCTCGTCGCCCAGAACGTCGGCGCAGGCAACGAGGGACAGGCGGAGTTCGCCGCCTCCCAGACGGTCACGTTCGCCATCATCGCGTCGGTGGTGCTCGGCGCGTTCGGCTACCTCGCCGTCGGCGACATCCTCGCGCTCCTGGGCGCCTCGGGCGACGTCCTGACCGGCGCGACGGCCTACCTCGAGATCATCTCGCTGGGGATGGTGTTCATGTTCGCGTTCTTCATGTTCATGTCGCTGATGCGAGGCTACGGCGACACCATCACCCCGATGCTCGTGATGCTTGTGACCGTCGTCGTCAACCTCATTCTGGACCCGTTCCTCATCTTCGGGTGGGGACCGTTCCCGGAGTTGGGCGTCGTCGGCGCCGCCTACGCGACAGTCTTCTCGCGGGCGCTGGCGACCGTCATCGGCATGTCCATCATGTTCCGGGGGACCCGGGGCGTCAAGATACACCTCGACCAGATGCGCCCGGACCTGGGGTTCCTCCGCAAACTCGTCCGCATCGGGGTGCCGGCCTCGGTGGAGGGCACCGGCAACGCCATCGCGGTGAACCTGATGCTCGTCATCGTCGGCATGTTCCCGACCGTGGTCGTCGCGGCCTACGGCGTCGGCGTGCGGATGTTCTCGGTCATCTTCCTGCCGGCCATCGCGGTCGGCCGGGGCGTCGAGACGATGGCCGGCCAGAACATCGGCGCCGGCGAGGAGGACCGCGCCGCGAGGACGACGAACTTCGCCGCCAAGGCCATGTTCGCCGTCCTCGCCGGCGTCGGCGTCGCCGTCTGGGTGTTCGCGGCCGACATCGTGGCCATCTTCTCCGACGACGCGGAGGTGGTCGAAGTCGGGCGGCTGTTCCTGCGGTACGTCGCGCCGACGTTCGGGTTCACCGGCATCTTCCACGCATACAAGGGCGGGTTCCGCGGTGCCGGCCGCACGCTCACGGCGGCCATCGTCTCCATCGCCGTGCTCGGCGCCATCCGGGTTCCCTTCGCGTGGTTCGCCTCCGGCCCGCTCGGGTACGAGGGCATCTGGCTGGCGTTCGCCGTCTCCAACGTCGCCGGCGCGGCCATCGGCTACCTCTGGTACTCGCGGGGCCGGTGGCGCGACGCCGACCTCACCGAGGGGCCTGGCGTCGGCGGCCCCGGCGCGGTCGCGGCCGACGCCGACGGCGATGCTCCCGTCGACGACTAA
- a CDS encoding class I SAM-dependent methyltransferase, whose protein sequence is MTTWNERFRQGDYPRDPEPSALLKRYVETFPEGRAMDVAAGTGRNAVFLAESGYEVDAVDRSRAGLEIAVENAEARGVADRLHPVRADLTEYAFPTDAYDVVTISFYRAVDRLPDIKASLKPGGMLFVEHHLRTTDDVQSGPSGDRYRFAANELLAVCLDTTVLHYEAGRERRGRSAGDRETGEASEADQREASEEASGEQGRPARGETDGRVGAVARIVARNSTGQRQSYPFVPDPGDA, encoded by the coding sequence ATGACCACCTGGAACGAGCGGTTCAGGCAGGGCGACTACCCGCGGGACCCCGAACCGTCGGCGCTGTTGAAGCGGTACGTCGAGACGTTCCCGGAGGGACGGGCGATGGACGTGGCGGCCGGTACCGGGCGAAACGCGGTCTTTCTCGCCGAGTCCGGCTACGAGGTCGACGCCGTCGACCGGTCGCGGGCCGGTCTCGAGATAGCCGTCGAGAACGCCGAGGCCCGCGGCGTCGCGGACCGCCTGCACCCCGTCCGGGCGGACCTCACGGAGTACGCGTTCCCGACCGACGCCTACGACGTCGTCACCATCAGTTTCTACCGCGCGGTGGACCGCCTGCCCGACATCAAGGCGTCGCTGAAGCCGGGCGGGATGCTGTTCGTCGAGCACCACCTCCGAACGACCGACGACGTGCAGTCGGGACCGAGCGGCGACCGCTACCGCTTCGCCGCCAACGAACTGCTCGCGGTCTGTCTGGACACGACGGTGCTGCACTACGAGGCCGGGCGAGAGCGGCGCGGGCGGTCGGCGGGAGACCGCGAAACGGGCGAGGCCAGCGAGGCCGACCAGCGGGAGGCCTCGGAAGAAGCGAGCGGGGAGCAAGGGCGACCCGCGAGGGGCGAGACCGACGGCAGGGTGGGTGCCGTCGCCCGAATCGTCGCGCGAAACTCGACGGGCCAGCGGCAGTCGTACCCGTTCGTCCCCGACCCCGGGGACGCCTAG
- a CDS encoding APC family permease, with the protein MSGESLEGDIGLFEAVAIQVGIVVGAGLFAVTGVAVAEAGPGVAVSYVVAVVAVSLSLVPTAVLGAMYPTVGGNYRYPSRLWSPRIAFLTTWGMAVSVLGGGLPLYGLSFGQYLDSLVAVDPRLTGAAVVTLFFVVNLVGIEPAARVQQLMLVTLAASLVAFVVVGAPAVDPANLDPAFPSGIGGVLVGGALLYFVCMGANFIVDVGGEMRDAALTIPRSFFVSIPLILVVYVLTSLVAVGSVGWQALANEPLSVAAEAALPPALETAFTVGGALFAIATTINAVYMIAPKYLLVLADDGVFPSAFGDVNDRFGTPHWGLTFVYVVSLAFLLSPLSIERFSTLMAFGSIVLVMPVMVAAVLLVRNRADAYADAPFRIAPRTLVAVSVVAVVLNLGLLALLASEEPRTFAVWAGLVAVGGGYYLLRARQAAANGAPLPDRMDDL; encoded by the coding sequence ATGTCGGGCGAGTCACTCGAGGGCGACATCGGACTGTTCGAGGCCGTCGCCATCCAGGTCGGCATCGTCGTCGGCGCCGGTCTCTTCGCCGTGACGGGCGTGGCGGTCGCCGAGGCCGGTCCCGGCGTCGCCGTCTCCTACGTCGTCGCCGTCGTCGCCGTCTCGCTGTCGCTCGTCCCGACGGCCGTCCTGGGCGCGATGTACCCCACCGTCGGCGGCAACTACCGCTACCCGAGCCGGCTGTGGTCGCCGCGGATCGCTTTCCTGACGACCTGGGGGATGGCGGTGAGCGTCCTCGGCGGCGGCCTGCCGCTGTACGGCCTCAGTTTCGGACAGTACCTCGACTCGCTGGTTGCCGTCGACCCCCGGCTGACGGGCGCGGCCGTCGTCACGCTCTTCTTCGTCGTGAACCTGGTCGGCATCGAACCGGCCGCCCGGGTCCAGCAACTCATGCTCGTGACCCTCGCGGCCAGCCTGGTCGCCTTCGTCGTCGTCGGCGCGCCGGCCGTCGACCCCGCGAACCTCGACCCGGCGTTCCCCAGCGGGATCGGCGGCGTCCTCGTCGGCGGGGCGCTCCTGTACTTCGTCTGCATGGGCGCGAACTTCATCGTCGACGTCGGCGGCGAGATGCGCGACGCCGCCCTCACCATCCCCCGTTCCTTCTTCGTCTCCATCCCGCTCATCCTGGTCGTCTACGTCCTCACCAGTCTGGTCGCGGTCGGCTCCGTCGGGTGGCAGGCGCTGGCGAACGAACCGCTGTCGGTCGCAGCCGAGGCCGCGCTCCCGCCGGCGCTCGAAACCGCCTTCACCGTCGGTGGCGCCCTCTTCGCCATCGCCACCACCATCAACGCCGTCTACATGATAGCGCCGAAGTACCTCCTCGTGCTCGCCGACGACGGCGTCTTCCCATCGGCCTTCGGCGACGTGAACGACCGCTTCGGGACGCCACACTGGGGGCTGACGTTCGTCTACGTCGTCTCGCTGGCCTTCCTCCTCAGTCCGCTGTCAATCGAGCGGTTCAGCACGCTGATGGCGTTCGGCAGCATCGTCCTCGTGATGCCGGTGATGGTGGCCGCCGTCCTGCTGGTGCGGAACCGCGCGGACGCCTACGCCGACGCGCCGTTCCGCATCGCGCCGCGGACGCTCGTCGCCGTCTCCGTCGTCGCAGTCGTGTTGAACCTCGGTCTGCTCGCGCTGCTGGCAAGCGAGGAGCCGCGAACCTTCGCCGTCTGGGCCGGCCTCGTGGCCGTCGGCGGCGGCTACTACCTCCTCCGGGCCCGGCAGGCCGCCGCCAACGGCGCGCCGCTTCCCGACCGGATGGACGACCTCTAG
- a CDS encoding pyridoxal phosphate-dependent decarboxylase family protein, with protein MALPETGRDRETLRQQMEARQQGDADWAEGRTWSLVYSAGEEVHDVRDEAYREFASENALNPLAFPSVLSFENEVVGMVADMMNGQNAVGNVTSGGTESILCASYAARERAREVDDVTDPTMVMAETAHPAWEKAAHYLGLEAIRTPTRDDWRADPDAIAGAIDDRTALVVASAPSYPHGVVDPVEEVAGIAADRGVLCHVDACIGGFVLPFLPELGYDVPAYDFSVEGVTSMSVDPHKYGYTAKGVSTVLYRDRELRRHQYYAFDGWPGGIYVAPNFQGTRPAGPIAAAWAVMNFLGRDGYEHLVADAMGAAEEIADHVAGHDDLAVVSDPDMSLLAIESTSADVNAWTVQRELSDDGWELERQQRPESMHLSAMAQHAPVVEEFLADLEAAVDTARDADTEEADAPLYGLSGSLDEDDEVTEALVDMLNDVFV; from the coding sequence ATGGCACTACCCGAGACTGGCCGGGACCGCGAGACGCTCCGACAGCAGATGGAGGCACGACAGCAGGGCGACGCCGACTGGGCGGAGGGCCGCACCTGGAGTCTCGTCTACTCGGCCGGCGAGGAGGTCCACGACGTCCGCGACGAGGCCTACCGGGAGTTCGCCTCCGAGAACGCCCTGAACCCGCTGGCGTTCCCGAGCGTCCTGAGCTTCGAAAACGAGGTGGTCGGGATGGTCGCCGACATGATGAACGGGCAGAACGCGGTCGGCAACGTCACCTCGGGCGGCACCGAGAGCATCCTCTGTGCGAGTTACGCGGCCCGGGAGCGTGCCCGCGAGGTCGACGACGTCACCGACCCGACGATGGTGATGGCCGAGACGGCTCACCCGGCCTGGGAGAAGGCCGCCCACTACCTCGGTCTCGAGGCGATACGGACGCCGACCCGCGACGACTGGCGGGCCGACCCCGACGCCATCGCCGGAGCCATCGACGACCGGACGGCGCTCGTGGTCGCGTCGGCGCCCTCCTACCCGCACGGCGTCGTCGACCCGGTCGAGGAGGTGGCCGGCATCGCCGCCGACCGCGGCGTCCTCTGTCACGTCGACGCCTGCATCGGCGGGTTCGTCCTGCCGTTCCTGCCCGAGTTGGGCTACGACGTCCCGGCCTACGATTTCTCGGTCGAGGGCGTCACCTCGATGTCGGTCGACCCACACAAGTACGGCTACACCGCCAAGGGCGTCTCGACGGTGCTGTACCGGGACAGGGAACTGCGGCGGCACCAGTACTACGCCTTCGACGGGTGGCCGGGCGGCATCTACGTTGCGCCGAACTTCCAGGGCACGCGGCCGGCCGGTCCCATCGCGGCCGCCTGGGCCGTGATGAACTTCCTGGGCCGCGACGGCTACGAGCACCTCGTTGCGGACGCGATGGGGGCTGCCGAGGAGATAGCCGACCACGTCGCCGGCCACGACGACCTCGCCGTCGTCAGCGACCCCGACATGAGTCTGCTGGCCATCGAATCCACGTCGGCGGACGTAAACGCCTGGACCGTCCAGCGGGAACTCTCCGACGACGGCTGGGAACTGGAGCGCCAGCAGCGCCCCGAATCCATGCATCTCTCGGCGATGGCCCAGCACGCCCCCGTCGTCGAGGAGTTCCTCGCGGACCTGGAGGCGGCCGTCGACACCGCCCGCGACGCCGACACCGAGGAGGCCGACGCCCCGCTGTACGGCCTGAGCGGGTCCCTCGACGAGGACGACGAGGTGACCGAGGCGCTCGTCGACATGCTCAACGACGTCTTCGTGTGA
- a CDS encoding DUF7556 family protein, translating to MSGEGKREGESTTGEPTVMAAVDRTGETTRLVIADVSGDDRWLSIPHSEAPMLRAWR from the coding sequence GTGAGCGGGGAGGGAAAGCGGGAAGGGGAGTCGACGACCGGAGAGCCGACGGTCATGGCAGCGGTCGACCGGACGGGCGAGACGACCCGCCTCGTCATCGCCGACGTCTCCGGGGACGACCGGTGGCTCTCGATTCCACACAGCGAGGCGCCGATGCTGCGGGCGTGGCGGTGA
- a CDS encoding NAD(P)/FAD-dependent oxidoreductase → MADVIVVGGGPAGLSAALFTQKNDLDTVVFDTDGTWMHKAHLFNYLGVGSQDGSAFLETARRQVDSFGVDRHQDEEVTDVESTDEGFHVTTESGDHEADYLVLATGANRDLAESLGCEFDGDVVDVDVTMETSVEDAYATGAMVRKEEWQAVISAGDGAAAALNVLSKEKGENFHDFDTPADADELFGAEGE, encoded by the coding sequence ATGGCTGACGTAATCGTGGTTGGCGGCGGTCCCGCCGGCCTCAGTGCGGCACTGTTCACCCAGAAGAACGATCTCGACACCGTCGTCTTCGACACCGACGGGACCTGGATGCACAAGGCGCACCTGTTCAACTACCTCGGCGTCGGCTCCCAGGACGGGTCGGCGTTCCTGGAGACCGCACGCAGACAGGTCGACAGTTTCGGCGTCGACCGTCACCAGGACGAGGAGGTGACCGACGTCGAATCGACCGACGAGGGCTTCCACGTGACGACCGAGTCGGGCGACCACGAGGCCGACTATCTGGTGCTTGCGACGGGTGCGAACCGGGACCTCGCCGAATCGCTCGGCTGTGAGTTCGACGGCGACGTCGTCGACGTCGACGTGACGATGGAGACGAGCGTCGAGGACGCCTACGCGACCGGGGCGATGGTGCGAAAAGAGGAGTGGCAGGCCGTCATCTCGGCCGGCGACGGCGCCGCCGCGGCGCTGAACGTCCTCTCGAAGGAGAAGGGCGAGAACTTCCACGACTTCGACACGCCCGCCGACGCCGACGAACTGTTCGGCGCCGAGGGGGAGTGA